A genomic segment from Flavobacterium sp. 9R encodes:
- a CDS encoding DUF4957 domain-containing protein, which produces MKTKHILKGLLSFFFLALMTSSCESYNEELIDSLVTDRAFSPIGLTAKVKNQTTVELNWTTSEAIDYYVVEFSADDTEFKTIFKTVKVTAKELPVQVALEGETTYSIRVKGISATGLEDSKWSITTAKTLSEQLFLPIIEAEIEAKQATLRWVANSTVTHITLNPGAIQRNLTAEEKTKGVAVITGLTGETQYTADLFNNTKKRGNTTFKTGIDIGNGILIKPEDNLNDKITNAASGAILVLAPGDYKAFSGTITINKPITIRGLYSFNKPLLHVNFLVTSGAADITLLDLDMNGDKTLTDAIRFNSASTTYGALLISGCDIHDFDRSLLGGNVASAKVPSITIDNCIVTNIVTNSGDFIDFRTTHISDLNIKNSTFNNCAPTRDFIRIDAASGLSGTGLTTKVNIDSCTLYNVCNAAGNRILYVRFVTNVLSVSNTLFAQTTATYSNQTGTTVPTFSKNNYFNAAALFTTAASPIKFDNSGTHTTLDPQFENAATGNFKLKNQTLIDSKIGAPRWR; this is translated from the coding sequence ATGAAAACAAAACATATCCTAAAAGGCTTACTGTCTTTCTTCTTTCTAGCGCTAATGACAAGCAGTTGCGAAAGCTATAACGAAGAATTAATTGACAGTTTAGTAACCGACAGAGCCTTTTCTCCTATTGGATTAACAGCTAAGGTAAAAAATCAAACTACGGTAGAACTTAACTGGACAACCAGTGAAGCAATCGATTATTATGTAGTCGAATTTAGTGCCGATGATACCGAATTCAAAACTATTTTTAAAACAGTAAAAGTAACCGCCAAAGAACTTCCTGTTCAGGTAGCTCTTGAAGGAGAAACTACCTACTCAATAAGAGTAAAAGGAATTAGCGCAACAGGACTTGAAGATTCAAAATGGTCCATAACTACAGCCAAAACATTATCTGAACAATTATTTTTACCCATAATAGAAGCCGAAATTGAAGCTAAACAAGCTACTTTGAGATGGGTGGCTAATAGTACTGTAACCCATATTACCTTAAATCCTGGAGCAATACAACGCAACTTAACAGCAGAAGAAAAAACAAAAGGAGTAGCTGTAATTACTGGTCTGACTGGTGAAACGCAATACACTGCCGATTTATTCAACAACACGAAGAAACGTGGAAACACGACCTTCAAAACAGGAATTGATATCGGAAATGGAATACTTATTAAGCCAGAAGACAATTTAAATGATAAAATAACTAATGCGGCTTCAGGTGCAATTCTTGTTTTAGCTCCCGGAGACTATAAAGCTTTTTCAGGAACGATTACAATCAACAAACCAATAACTATCAGAGGGTTGTATAGCTTTAACAAACCATTATTGCATGTGAATTTCTTAGTAACAAGTGGCGCTGCAGATATTACTTTGTTGGACTTGGATATGAATGGCGATAAAACATTAACAGACGCCATCAGATTCAATTCAGCTAGCACTACATATGGCGCATTGCTAATTAGTGGATGTGACATTCATGACTTTGATCGTTCCTTATTAGGAGGTAATGTAGCCAGCGCAAAGGTTCCTTCGATTACCATTGACAACTGTATAGTAACTAACATTGTAACTAACAGTGGTGATTTTATTGATTTCAGAACTACTCATATTAGCGACTTAAACATTAAAAACAGTACATTCAATAATTGTGCACCAACTAGAGACTTTATTCGTATTGATGCCGCATCAGGTCTTTCAGGAACTGGATTGACAACAAAAGTGAACATCGACAGCTGTACCCTATACAATGTATGTAATGCTGCAGGAAATAGAATTCTGTATGTACGTTTTGTAACTAATGTATTATCAGTTAGCAATACCCTATTTGCACAAACCACAGCTACCTATTCTAATCAGACGGGAACAACAGTACCTACTTTCTCTAAAAACAATTATTTCAATGCTGCAGCACTTTTCACTACTGCAGCCTCTCCAATAAAATTTGATAATTCTGGGACTCACACCACCTTAGATCCCCAATTTGAAAATGCAGCCACTGGTAATTTCAAACTTAAGAATCAAACCTTAATAGATTCAAAAATTGGTGCCCCTCGTTGGCGCTAA
- a CDS encoding RagB/SusD family nutrient uptake outer membrane protein, which yields MKKIVIAGIIIAGLFSSCQDIGDDYLEAPAKSTLDESVIFSNAGLAKGAVDGIKIPFAETNSYRGRFLPWYGLNTDTEWYNTSQTAGDNADLCVYDAKPTNTQMNTTNNVWAMMYSGIERANICIRGLRNFGKPEPGTDLGYLLGESLTLRAIYYADLLKTWGDVPARFEPINSQTIYLAKTNRDEIYKQLLKDLEEAATLVPWPNQSSNTTTVERVNKAFVKGLRARLALAASGFQQYPDGIRRSKDAELSVEKMYKLALDECRSVISSGSARLESSFETLWKNYNQENIAAGGESLWELPFADGRGRMLFTFAVRHTTNDQFHANGSNRGGAAGPLPHVFYDYDQADSRRNVTCVPYKYGAAVNGIAKQELGALDTWYFGKYRYEWMKRFVTSTNDDGVNKMYMRYAEILLMAAETANELEGPAAAAPYLKEIRRRAFAPAVHAQKVDNYVNALNSKTTMFNAIVEEHKFEFTGEMERKQALIRWNLLKAKLDEAKVKMANLKARTAEYADVPSTLYFKLGTDNVTLTIYGLNRGEVTNPGVDYTSFAWTKLDDAKLNSLYKEGVNPDNRQFWPIWQVFIDGSNGKLTNDYGY from the coding sequence ATGAAAAAGATAGTAATTGCAGGAATAATTATAGCAGGCTTATTTTCTTCTTGTCAGGACATAGGAGATGATTATTTAGAGGCTCCAGCAAAATCAACCTTAGATGAATCAGTAATTTTTTCAAACGCAGGTTTAGCCAAAGGCGCTGTGGATGGAATCAAAATACCTTTTGCAGAAACCAACTCTTATCGAGGACGTTTTTTACCTTGGTACGGATTGAATACTGACACCGAATGGTACAACACCTCACAAACTGCTGGGGATAATGCCGATTTGTGTGTGTACGATGCCAAACCCACCAATACCCAAATGAATACAACCAACAATGTTTGGGCAATGATGTATTCTGGAATAGAAAGAGCTAATATTTGTATTCGTGGATTGAGAAATTTTGGAAAACCAGAGCCAGGAACTGATTTGGGATATCTTTTAGGAGAATCATTAACACTAAGAGCCATTTATTATGCTGATTTACTAAAAACTTGGGGAGACGTTCCAGCTCGTTTTGAACCGATTAATTCGCAAACTATTTATTTGGCTAAAACCAATCGTGATGAAATCTACAAACAACTATTAAAAGATTTAGAAGAAGCAGCTACTTTAGTTCCTTGGCCAAATCAAAGCTCTAATACTACTACTGTTGAAAGAGTAAACAAAGCTTTTGTAAAAGGACTTAGAGCTAGATTGGCTCTTGCTGCAAGCGGCTTTCAACAATACCCTGACGGAATTAGAAGAAGTAAGGATGCTGAACTTTCTGTTGAAAAAATGTACAAACTGGCCTTAGATGAATGCCGTTCAGTAATTAGTAGTGGTTCCGCTCGTTTGGAATCTTCTTTCGAAACCCTATGGAAAAACTACAATCAAGAAAACATTGCCGCTGGTGGTGAATCGCTTTGGGAACTTCCTTTTGCAGATGGTAGAGGTAGAATGTTGTTTACTTTCGCTGTTAGACATACCACCAATGACCAATTTCATGCCAACGGAAGCAATCGTGGAGGCGCTGCAGGACCACTTCCTCATGTGTTTTATGACTATGACCAAGCGGATAGCAGAAGAAATGTTACTTGTGTTCCTTACAAATATGGAGCTGCAGTAAACGGCATTGCTAAACAAGAATTAGGCGCATTAGACACTTGGTATTTCGGAAAATACCGTTACGAATGGATGAAACGTTTTGTTACTTCTACCAACGATGATGGCGTAAACAAAATGTATATGCGTTATGCCGAAATACTTTTAATGGCTGCCGAAACCGCTAACGAATTAGAAGGACCAGCTGCTGCTGCACCTTATTTGAAAGAAATTCGTAGAAGAGCCTTTGCTCCAGCAGTGCATGCTCAAAAAGTAGATAATTATGTAAATGCTTTAAACTCAAAAACTACCATGTTCAACGCAATTGTAGAAGAACATAAATTTGAATTTACTGGCGAAATGGAACGCAAACAAGCATTGATTCGTTGGAATTTACTAAAAGCAAAATTAGACGAAGCCAAAGTAAAAATGGCCAACCTAAAAGCACGTACTGCAGAATATGCCGATGTACCGAGCACTTTATATTTTAAACTTGGAACAGACAATGTGACTCTAACGATTTATGGTTTAAACAGAGGCGAAGTAACGAATCCTGGAGTTGATTATACCTCATTTGCATGGACCAAACTTGATGACGCTAAACTCAACTCTTTGTACAAAGAAGGCGTTAATCCAGATAACCGACAATTTTGGCCAATATGGCAAGTGTTTATCGATGGAAGTAATGGCAAATTGACCAATGATTATGGCTATTAG
- a CDS encoding TonB-dependent receptor — protein MNLNHFSSKKIHPYGLLLLLLCLFMSIQSFAQSTTIKGIVTDNTGLPIPGANVIEKGTTNSSSSDFDGKYAIKVSSPNAVLVFTYIGFEKKEVKANGSTINVSLKSEEQTLKEVIVIGYGTSKKSDLTGSVSSISGADLKKQPIANVAETLTGRVAGVQITSSEGSPDADVKIRIRGGGSLTQDSSPLVIVDGFPVNSINDVSPSDIDNISILKDASSTAIYGSRGANGVVIITTKKGKNGKLTVNYNTFYGVKSLANKIDVLQPEDFVKLQYEYAVLDNDIPSYEKYFGQWQDYDQYLGMKGNDWQEQIYGRLGEVKSHDLGIRGGSDKVNFNFNYARFDEKAIMVGSDFNRNNVSLSLNNKASDKIDLSFTLRYSDTEINGGGVNEQREVSSADARLRHSVGYSPIPLPGLTTDDTDEALSSYLVNPFVSVADNDRKQERTNYNMLGSFGWKIIPDLQFKSDFGLDNYTYSDNRFYGRSTYYVNNIPAAENQGLPSIIISERKDTRFRNANTLNYDFKNILSENHKLKVLVGEEMIDSRSSQIASTIHGFPKFFDFTSAKNLSSQGKPQSVINFFSPDDKLLSFFGRVNYDYKNRYLFTATYRADGSSKFLGDNRWGYFPAAAIAWKISEEDFLKDVNWLNALKLRLSYGEAGNNNIPTGQTVQNFESSNSAWINNVTSYWSASKILANPDLKWETTVTQNVGLDYELFSGKLSGTVEMYKNITKDLLIRFPVPGTGYDYQYRNMGETQNTGFEASLNVIALEKQNYGLNFSFNIGINKNRINSLGVMQNFGEATNWASTAIGNDYVVNVGQPIGQMYGYKSDGRYEVSDFDFNGTTYTLKTGVANSSTVVGTVAPGSMKLKDIDGDGIVNAKDLTIIGNANPKHTGGMVINANAYGFDLSAAFNWSVGNDIYNANKIEFTTATPNGQYRNLSSEMADGKRWTNLNAAGQLVTDPTELAALNANTTLWSPMMSRFVLSDWAIEDGSFLRLNTLSLGYTLPQDVSDKIGATKFRIYATATNVFVWTNYSGLDPEVSTRRNTPLTPGVDYSPYPRSRQVVFGLNLNF, from the coding sequence ATGAATTTAAACCACTTTTCAAGTAAAAAAATACATCCTTATGGGTTGTTACTCTTGTTACTCTGTTTGTTCATGAGTATTCAAAGTTTTGCTCAAAGCACGACTATTAAGGGGATTGTAACCGACAATACTGGTTTGCCTATTCCTGGAGCCAATGTTATTGAAAAAGGAACTACTAACTCAAGTTCAAGTGATTTTGATGGAAAATACGCCATCAAAGTATCGAGCCCAAATGCTGTTTTGGTATTCACCTACATTGGATTCGAGAAAAAAGAAGTAAAAGCAAATGGAAGTACCATTAATGTTTCTTTAAAATCAGAAGAACAAACCTTAAAAGAAGTCATTGTTATTGGATACGGTACTTCTAAAAAATCTGATTTAACAGGTTCTGTTTCTTCAATTTCAGGTGCTGATTTAAAAAAACAACCAATTGCAAATGTTGCCGAAACATTAACTGGACGAGTTGCTGGGGTACAAATTACTTCGTCAGAAGGTTCTCCAGACGCTGATGTCAAAATCAGAATTCGTGGAGGGGGTTCGTTAACACAAGACAGTTCTCCACTTGTCATTGTAGATGGTTTCCCTGTAAACAGCATCAACGACGTTTCTCCATCGGATATTGATAATATTTCTATTCTAAAAGACGCTTCTTCAACTGCCATTTACGGTTCTAGAGGTGCGAATGGTGTAGTGATTATTACCACTAAAAAAGGAAAAAACGGAAAGTTAACCGTTAACTACAATACCTTTTATGGCGTAAAAAGCTTAGCCAACAAAATAGATGTACTACAACCAGAAGATTTCGTAAAACTTCAATATGAATATGCCGTATTAGATAACGATATTCCTTCTTACGAAAAATATTTTGGACAATGGCAAGATTACGACCAATACCTCGGTATGAAAGGCAACGATTGGCAGGAGCAAATCTACGGTCGATTGGGTGAAGTAAAAAGTCATGATTTAGGCATTCGCGGAGGTTCAGACAAAGTGAATTTCAATTTTAACTACGCTCGTTTTGACGAAAAAGCGATTATGGTTGGTTCCGATTTCAACAGAAATAACGTTTCCTTGAGTTTGAACAACAAAGCCAGTGACAAAATTGACCTTTCGTTTACCCTACGTTATTCAGACACTGAAATTAACGGTGGAGGGGTAAATGAGCAAAGAGAAGTTTCGTCTGCCGATGCAAGATTACGTCATAGTGTGGGCTACTCTCCTATTCCACTTCCTGGTTTAACAACAGATGATACCGATGAGGCTTTGTCGAGTTATTTGGTGAATCCTTTTGTTTCTGTAGCTGATAATGACCGAAAACAAGAGAGAACCAATTATAACATGCTAGGAAGTTTTGGTTGGAAAATCATTCCAGATCTTCAATTCAAATCTGATTTTGGTTTAGACAATTATACATATTCTGACAATCGTTTCTATGGTCGCTCTACTTACTATGTAAACAACATTCCTGCAGCAGAAAATCAAGGCTTACCTTCGATTATCATAAGTGAACGCAAGGATACTCGTTTTAGAAATGCCAACACATTGAATTATGATTTTAAAAACATCCTAAGTGAAAATCACAAATTGAAAGTGCTAGTTGGAGAAGAAATGATTGATTCACGTTCGAGTCAAATTGCAAGCACTATTCACGGTTTTCCTAAGTTTTTTGATTTTACTAGTGCTAAAAACCTTTCTTCGCAAGGAAAACCTCAATCGGTTATTAATTTTTTCAGTCCAGACGACAAACTACTTTCTTTCTTTGGTCGTGTGAACTATGATTATAAAAACCGTTATTTATTTACAGCAACGTATCGTGCAGATGGTTCCAGTAAATTCCTAGGCGACAATCGTTGGGGTTATTTCCCAGCAGCAGCAATTGCTTGGAAAATTTCTGAAGAGGACTTTTTGAAAGATGTAAACTGGCTGAATGCTCTTAAACTAAGACTAAGTTATGGTGAAGCTGGAAACAATAATATTCCAACAGGGCAAACTGTTCAAAATTTTGAGTCTTCAAACTCTGCTTGGATCAACAATGTAACCAGCTATTGGTCTGCATCAAAAATACTTGCTAATCCCGACTTAAAATGGGAAACTACGGTTACTCAAAACGTGGGTCTTGATTATGAATTATTCAGCGGAAAATTAAGTGGAACGGTGGAAATGTATAAAAACATTACCAAAGATCTTTTAATCCGTTTTCCTGTTCCTGGTACTGGTTATGATTATCAATACCGAAATATGGGTGAAACTCAAAACACTGGTTTTGAAGCTTCATTAAATGTTATCGCACTTGAAAAACAAAATTATGGTTTGAATTTTTCATTCAATATCGGAATCAACAAAAACCGTATCAACTCCCTTGGGGTGATGCAAAACTTCGGTGAAGCAACCAACTGGGCATCTACTGCCATTGGAAATGATTATGTTGTAAATGTAGGACAACCTATTGGACAAATGTACGGTTACAAAAGCGATGGCCGCTATGAAGTTTCGGATTTTGACTTTAATGGAACTACTTATACTTTAAAAACAGGTGTAGCAAACAGTTCTACCGTGGTAGGAACTGTGGCTCCTGGAAGTATGAAACTAAAAGATATTGATGGAGATGGTATTGTAAATGCAAAAGACTTAACCATCATTGGTAACGCCAATCCAAAACATACAGGTGGTATGGTCATCAACGCCAATGCTTACGGCTTTGATCTTTCGGCAGCTTTCAACTGGAGCGTTGGAAATGATATTTACAATGCCAATAAAATTGAATTTACTACTGCCACTCCAAATGGTCAATACCGCAACTTGAGCTCAGAAATGGCCGATGGCAAAAGATGGACCAACCTTAATGCAGCTGGACAACTAGTAACCGATCCAACAGAATTAGCCGCATTGAATGCTAATACAACGCTATGGTCTCCTATGATGTCAAGATTTGTATTGAGCGACTGGGCTATAGAAGACGGTTCTTTCTTGAGATTAAATACTCTTTCTTTAGGGTACACACTTCCTCAAGATGTTTCTGATAAAATTGGAGCAACCAAATTTAGAATCTACGCTACAGCTACCAATGTATTTGTGTGGACCAATTATTCAGGTCTTGATCCTGAAGTTTCAACCAGAAGAAACACCCCTCTTACACCTGGTGTAGATTATTCACCATATCCGCGAAGCAGACAAGTGGTTTTTGGTTTAAATCTAAATTTTTAA
- a CDS encoding glycoside hydrolase family 28 protein: MKIKHSIVTLFTLTNIFTFSFLAKAQNSATNTDKVWIQMNKVIKSMKPTQFKNKVYNILDFGAIANGTFNCTEAFKKAIAACSKNGGGKVLVPNGKFFTGPIHLESNVNLHLEDKAEILFSTDPNDYYPLVHTSFEATELMNYSPLIYAYKKTNIAVTGKGILNGQAANDNWWSWCGKDEYGWKEGMPSQNDPLNRFRLVDMAEKNIPVKERVFGNNGYLRPNFIQFFECKNTLIQDVTITNAPFWIIHPIKSTNVVVDGVTVRSHGPNNDGCDPEYSKNVWIKNCIFDTGDDCIAIKAGRDADGRRVGIKSENIIVQNCKMYDGHGGVTIGSEISAGVSNVYVENCLMDSPNLDRAIRIKTNAKRGGLIENIHVRNLQVGQVKEAVLRVDMFYSVYKGDNEGPFIPRVENITLENVQVKDGGKYGILAKGYATSPVKNILFKNVTIDKVGKTFQLEHVENLRFIETKINGEVIKENNNNKL, from the coding sequence ATGAAAATCAAACATTCCATCGTTACACTTTTCACGCTGACCAATATTTTTACTTTTTCTTTTCTGGCAAAAGCACAAAATAGTGCGACAAATACAGATAAAGTTTGGATTCAGATGAATAAGGTAATTAAATCAATGAAACCAACTCAATTCAAAAACAAAGTATACAATATTTTAGATTTTGGTGCCATAGCAAATGGAACCTTCAACTGCACCGAAGCATTCAAAAAAGCCATAGCTGCTTGCTCAAAAAATGGTGGAGGCAAAGTACTTGTTCCTAACGGAAAATTCTTCACAGGTCCTATTCATTTAGAAAGCAATGTAAATTTACATTTGGAGGACAAAGCCGAAATCTTGTTCAGTACTGATCCGAACGATTACTATCCGCTGGTGCATACTTCATTTGAAGCAACCGAGTTAATGAATTACTCCCCTCTTATTTACGCCTACAAAAAAACAAATATAGCCGTTACTGGCAAAGGGATACTGAACGGTCAAGCTGCGAATGACAACTGGTGGTCTTGGTGTGGCAAAGACGAATATGGTTGGAAAGAAGGAATGCCTAGTCAGAACGACCCTCTCAATCGATTTCGCTTAGTAGATATGGCCGAGAAAAACATCCCTGTAAAAGAAAGAGTTTTTGGAAACAATGGGTATTTGAGGCCAAACTTTATTCAGTTTTTTGAATGTAAAAACACATTGATTCAAGATGTAACCATCACCAATGCTCCGTTTTGGATCATCCACCCTATCAAATCTACTAATGTTGTGGTTGATGGCGTAACCGTAAGAAGTCATGGGCCAAACAATGATGGCTGCGATCCAGAATATTCAAAAAATGTGTGGATTAAAAACTGCATTTTTGACACTGGAGACGATTGTATTGCCATCAAAGCAGGAAGAGATGCTGATGGCAGAAGAGTAGGCATTAAAAGCGAAAACATCATCGTTCAAAATTGTAAAATGTATGATGGTCATGGTGGAGTGACTATTGGAAGTGAAATATCAGCAGGAGTGAGTAACGTATATGTAGAAAACTGTTTGATGGATAGCCCCAATTTAGACCGAGCCATACGAATAAAAACCAATGCCAAACGAGGCGGTTTAATCGAAAACATTCATGTGAGAAACCTACAAGTGGGTCAAGTCAAAGAAGCGGTACTAAGAGTGGATATGTTTTACTCTGTGTACAAAGGAGATAATGAAGGCCCCTTTATTCCAAGAGTAGAAAATATCACTTTAGAAAATGTACAAGTAAAAGATGGCGGAAAATATGGCATCCTAGCCAAAGGATATGCAACATCACCTGTAAAAAATATTCTCTTCAAGAATGTTACCATAGACAAAGTAGGCAAAACATTTCAATTAGAACATGTTGAAAACCTTCGTTTTATCGAAACCAAAATCAATGGTGAAGTCATCAAAGAAAACAACAACAATAAACTATAA
- a CDS encoding LacI family DNA-binding transcriptional regulator, with translation MDQKTTIYDIAKKLDITAATVSRALNNNPKISEATRKLVLETAAKMNYKQNRLAQSLRSGKSNNVGVIVPRIDVNFFASVIRGIEEELHPEGYHVIICQTHEDEKREIENITTLMNAQVDGILMSISNMSKENDPVIKHVVDKNVPLIFFDRKKKMDGVSSVTIDDFEGGYLATKNLIDAGCTRIAHFSGDRSLEIYENRFKGYEQALKDFGLEWNPDYVIQTKSNVDAGRNAVTKLLSLPNPPNAIFSSSDFAALGAIQELKENGIKIPEDFCVFGFGNEPFTRFLELSISSVDQSPLEMGRMAAKVFLEQINNTDNIKIEKKVVLKPELQIRKSSTR, from the coding sequence ATGGACCAAAAAACAACAATTTATGATATTGCCAAAAAGCTCGATATCACCGCTGCAACGGTTTCTAGAGCTTTGAACAATAATCCAAAAATTAGCGAGGCAACCCGAAAATTAGTATTGGAAACCGCTGCTAAAATGAATTATAAGCAAAATCGATTAGCACAATCGCTGCGCAGTGGAAAAAGTAATAACGTTGGGGTAATTGTTCCTCGTATTGATGTAAACTTTTTCGCATCGGTTATTCGTGGTATAGAAGAAGAATTACATCCAGAAGGCTATCATGTCATTATCTGTCAAACACACGAAGACGAAAAAAGAGAAATTGAAAACATTACAACCTTAATGAATGCTCAGGTTGATGGTATTTTGATGTCTATTTCGAATATGTCCAAAGAAAACGATCCTGTTATAAAACACGTAGTAGATAAGAATGTACCACTCATCTTTTTTGATAGAAAGAAAAAAATGGATGGCGTAAGCTCGGTGACCATCGATGACTTTGAAGGAGGTTATTTGGCCACCAAAAATTTGATTGACGCAGGTTGTACCCGAATCGCGCATTTTTCAGGTGATCGTTCTTTGGAAATTTATGAAAACAGGTTCAAAGGATACGAACAAGCGCTCAAAGATTTTGGTTTAGAATGGAATCCCGATTATGTCATTCAAACTAAAAGTAACGTTGATGCTGGTCGCAACGCAGTAACAAAATTGTTGAGCCTACCCAATCCTCCGAATGCTATTTTTTCTTCGAGTGATTTTGCTGCCCTGGGTGCCATTCAAGAATTAAAAGAAAACGGCATCAAAATCCCTGAAGATTTCTGTGTTTTTGGTTTTGGTAATGAGCCTTTTACTCGTTTTTTAGAGTTGTCTATTTCTTCAGTAGACCAGTCCCCACTTGAGATGGGAAGAATGGCTGCCAAAGTATTTTTGGAACAAATCAACAATACCGACAACATTAAAATAGAAAAGAAAGTTGTCCTCAAACCCGAATTACAAATCAGAAAATCTTCGACTAGGTAA